One window of Diabrotica undecimpunctata isolate CICGRU chromosome 8, icDiaUnde3, whole genome shotgun sequence genomic DNA carries:
- the LOC140448610 gene encoding uncharacterized protein: MMNSAKTSVYYCCVCRKNSRDHNNLNLSFFRFPKDENRFAEWKKIVQCEKLAMYSAQYCYDHFRICSLHFEEPAFAGMLKSRLKKNAKPSIHLVRLNIPVQGTPVEKLQTFASTPESLTYRIEGMHIFLKLIVGYLWEIVSFGHEFGR; the protein is encoded by the exons ATGATGAATTCAGCTAAAACAAGTGTTTATTATTGCTGTGTATGTAGAAAAAATTCCAGGGACCATAACAACTTGAACTTGAGTTTCTTCAGGTTTCCCAAGGATGAAAATCG GTTTGCAGAATGGAAGAAAATTGTTCAATGTGAAAAACTTGCCATGTACAGTGCTCAATATTGTTATGATCACTTTAGAATATGCAGTTTACATTTTGAGGAACCTGCCTTTGCAGGAATGCTTAAAAGCAGGTTGAAAAAAAACGCAAAACCATCTATTCATCTTGTGAGATTAAACATTCCAGTTCAAG gcACACCTGTGGAGAAGTTACAAACATTTGCGAGTACTCCGGAATCATTGACATATAGAATTGAAGGtatgcatatatttttaaaactaattgtTGGATATTTGTGGGAAATTGTAAGTTTTGGCCATGAATTTGGTAGATAA